GCTGCGTGCAGCGCTCCAGGCGAGCGAGGCGTATATCCTCGGCGAAACGCTCGGAACCACGCTGAGCTTCGCTCCGATCCCGGGCGTCGATTCAATCGAAGTCAAAATCGGCGATGTCACGATTCAGCTTTACGTCAAACGACTACAATAGGTTGCTCCGAGGATTCACTACGGAGGAGGAGTTTGAAGTTTTCAGTGTTCAGTTTTCAGTAAAGACTCGTGCCATCATGTTCTACTTAAAACTGAAAACTTCAAACTCGTTCTATCCCACGCCATGACATTTCTCTCGCTACTCCGCGCTGGCTTGTGGCAGCACTTGAAGGTGCACTTGGCCGTGGCGTTGGGCGTGGCGGCGGCGACGGCGGTGTTGACTGGCGCGCTGTTGGTTGGCGATTCCGTGCGCGGCAGCCTGCGCGATTTGGCGCTCGATGGACTGGGACGCATTGACTACGCGATGGTCTCGCCGCAGTTCTTCCGCCAGCGCGTGGCGGACGATTTGGCGTCGTTCGCGGAAGCGATCGAACACGACGTCGCGCCCGCGATCCTGCTGCAGGGCAATCTTAAGTGCCGGGAAACGGAACGGCTCGCCACGCAGGTCCAGGTGCTGGGCGTGACCGATGCCTTCTGGTCGCAGGGCTGGCCCAAGCAAGCGCTCACCTTGGCCCCAGGCGAAATCGTCTTGAACCAGCCGGTCGCCGAAGAACTCGGCGCTGCTGTGGGGCATCAAATCATCCTCCGCTTGCCGCAAGCCGAACGCATTCCGAGCGACAGCCCGTTGGGGCGCAAAGTCGATACGCTCCGTCGTGTCGAGTTCACGGTGAAGGCCATCATTCCCGCCGAGGGCCCCGGCCGCTTCACCATGTTCCCCAGCCAACAGGCGCCGCGTAACGCCTTCGTGAATCTGCAATCGTTGCAAGGCGCCAATCGTCCGGCCGCGGCCGGCGAGATCAACGCCCTGTTCATCGCCTCGCGCGGCGATGCCGCCGAACAGGATAGCGCGACGGTTCTCAAGTCGTTGAATGATCACGTGAAAGTGAACTTCGCGGACCTGGGGCTCGTCTTCGCGCCGGTGCAATATCGCGTCGGGGACGAAGTGGTTACGCAAGCCTGGCAACTGACCAGCAAGCGCATGTTGCTCGACCCGGCGATCGAGCGCGCGGCGTTGGCGCCCTGGCACCGCGATGGCGCGATCCCCGTGTTGACGTACCTGGCGAACTCGATCGACGCGAACGGCAAGGCGATTCCGTATTCCACGATCACCGCCGTCGATTCCACGGAGCGCCTCGGTCCCGCCTGGCTCGATCGCGACGGCAAAGAAATTGGCCCGCTGGAGCGTGACGAAATCGTGCTCAACGATTGGGCCGCGAAGGATCTCGGCGTCGACGGCACGATCGGCGCGGAAGTGAGCGTCGCGTACTTCGAGCCGGAGACCACGCACGGTGAAGCGAAAGAACGCACGGCGAAATTCCGCTTGAAGGCCATCGTCGCCCTCACGCCGCCGGCGGAAGCGGCCAGTCGCAATGAGTTAGTGAAGTTCGCCGCGCCTCCAACACCGGCCAGCGACGCCGCGTGGACGCCGGAAGTCGAAGGCATCACCGACAAGGACATGCGCGATTGGGATGCGCCGTTTCCTTACGATCAATCGCGCATCCGTCCGCAGGATGACGATTATTGGAACGAATACCACACCACGCCCAAGGCCTTCGTTTCGTATGTGACGGGACAAAAGCTCTGGGGCAGCCGCTTCGGTCAGGCCACCGCGGTTCGCATGCCCTATCATCGCGATCTCACTGCAGATGGTTTGGCGGCCCGCGTGAAACTCGAACCTGAAGCTCTCGGCATGGAGCTGCGCCCAATTCGTTCAACGGCGCTCCAGGCCGCCAGCGGCACGACGCAATTCGAGCAGCTTTTTCTCGGCTTCAGCATGTTCATCATCGCCGCCGCAGGATTGCTGATCGCGATTCTTGTGCGATTGGGCTTGGAACAGCGCGCCAGCGAAATCGGCGTATTGATCGCCAGCGGCTGGCCATTGCGCCGTGTGCGCCGGCTGTTTTGGGCCGAGGGGGCCCTCGTGGCCATGGTCGGCGGATTGATCGGCGTTG
This Planctomycetia bacterium DNA region includes the following protein-coding sequences:
- a CDS encoding ABC transporter permease; this encodes MTFLSLLRAGLWQHLKVHLAVALGVAAATAVLTGALLVGDSVRGSLRDLALDGLGRIDYAMVSPQFFRQRVADDLASFAEAIEHDVAPAILLQGNLKCRETERLATQVQVLGVTDAFWSQGWPKQALTLAPGEIVLNQPVAEELGAAVGHQIILRLPQAERIPSDSPLGRKVDTLRRVEFTVKAIIPAEGPGRFTMFPSQQAPRNAFVNLQSLQGANRPAAAGEINALFIASRGDAAEQDSATVLKSLNDHVKVNFADLGLVFAPVQYRVGDEVVTQAWQLTSKRMLLDPAIERAALAPWHRDGAIPVLTYLANSIDANGKAIPYSTITAVDSTERLGPAWLDRDGKEIGPLERDEIVLNDWAAKDLGVDGTIGAEVSVAYFEPETTHGEAKERTAKFRLKAIVALTPPAEAASRNELVKFAAPPTPASDAAWTPEVEGITDKDMRDWDAPFPYDQSRIRPQDDDYWNEYHTTPKAFVSYVTGQKLWGSRFGQATAVRMPYHRDLTADGLAARVKLEPEALGMELRPIRSTALQAASGTTQFEQLFLGFSMFIIAAAGLLIAILVRLGLEQRASEIGVLIASGWPLRRVRRLFWAEGALVAMVGGLIGVVLGILYCQLMLAALTSPRWWLGAIGVPFLRLHVDARSLAIGGLAGVLISLFVVALALRPLRKTSVRQLLAGQMSASETALRSSGAWSRIIAIALAVLAIGLIVAATRFSGDAQAGAFFGGGAIMLAALLTAARGEMRREPSSTGDAWTLHRLAWRNAARKPGRSTLTIGLVAAASFLIVALSAFRLNPDEALDKPTGGAGGFNWIAESDQPIFPDLSDATAQGDLGFSAALQQQLSDASIFALRVQPGDDASCLNLYQSSQPRVLGMPARFIQRGGFAWAGTAATTAEEHANPWTLLDTDVGRTTSGKRKIPVIIDQATALFSLHLSGVGATYELNDDRGGEPLSFQVVGLLKNSVLQGALIVSEAQFTQNFPDASGYRMFLLNVPSSRIARHPLQSGKSPDVAANLEHALEDYGFDVVPTEDRLAALMSVQNTYLSTFQSLGGLGLLLGTLGLAAVQLRNILERRGELALMRAAGFLPSRLAALVLMENAALLLGGLIVGVASAVVVVFPHWLAGGAAPPWLGLAATLAAVALVGALVSLLAIRALQRAPLLPSLRGE